The stretch of DNA CGATCGTCCCGCAGTGGCCCCTTCCTGAAGGGGTTGCCTCCTGTAGCTCAACCCGTATCGGCGGTGTTAGCGTCGCGCCATATGACTCGATGAATCTGGGCGCCCATTGCGGCGATGATTTGGAGCATGTCGAAGAGAACCGCCGGCTGTTTTACACCGCGGCAGGCTTGCCTTCCCGGCCGGTCTGGCTTGAGCAGGTTCACGGCAAAACGGTGTTGAAGCTGACGGGCGAGCCTTATGCCTCAAAGCGTGCGGATGCTTCTTATAGCAATACGCCGGGGACGGTTTGTGCGGTGATGACGGCAGATTGTCTGCCGGTACTGTTTTGTAATGAGGCGGGAACCGAGGTTGCCGCAGCACATGCCGGCTGGCGAGGCTTATGTGAAGGCGTACTAGAAGAAACAGTTGCCTGTTTCCAGGACGATCCGCAGAACATTCGTGCCTGGCTTGGGCCGGCGATTGGCCCCCTGGCGTTTGAAGTCGGGCCTGAAGTGCGTGAAGCTTTTATGGCAAAAGACGAGAAAGCGGTGAGCGCTTTTCGTGCCGCCGGTGAAAAGTACTATGCTGATATTTACCAGCTTGCAAGGCAGCGGCTGGCAAACGTAGGCGTCACGCAGGTGTACGGCGGCGACCGCTGTACCTGGACCGAAAGCGGCGATTTCTTCTCTTACCGCCGCGACAGAACCACAGGTCGTATGGCAAGTTTCATCTGGCTGATATAACCTATCGAATCAAGACGATCCAGTGCGTGTCGCTCGCGCTTCATATATTTCAGGTCATTAACCTTGAATAATTGAGGGATGACCTCATTTAATCTCCAGTAG from Cedecea neteri encodes:
- the yfiH gene encoding purine nucleoside phosphorylase YfiH: MTKTIVPQWPLPEGVASCSSTRIGGVSVAPYDSMNLGAHCGDDLEHVEENRRLFYTAAGLPSRPVWLEQVHGKTVLKLTGEPYASKRADASYSNTPGTVCAVMTADCLPVLFCNEAGTEVAAAHAGWRGLCEGVLEETVACFQDDPQNIRAWLGPAIGPLAFEVGPEVREAFMAKDEKAVSAFRAAGEKYYADIYQLARQRLANVGVTQVYGGDRCTWTESGDFFSYRRDRTTGRMASFIWLI